The following proteins come from a genomic window of Ferviditalea candida:
- a CDS encoding helix-turn-helix domain-containing protein, with amino-acid sequence MFGGVIINHLLTRSKKINVIALDQLLLKLKESFYLSMRETEVLKLMILNGDSNEEIAEKLYISDKTVRNHITNIQTKMSVHSIRELMSILLTLSLEGDSIEVNTHRRV; translated from the coding sequence ATGTTTGGAGGGGTTATTATTAATCATTTATTGACGAGATCGAAAAAAATCAATGTGATAGCTTTGGATCAACTGCTGCTAAAGCTGAAAGAAAGTTTTTACCTTTCTATGCGGGAAACCGAGGTTCTGAAATTAATGATTCTAAACGGGGATTCCAACGAGGAAATTGCCGAAAAGCTGTATATTTCGGATAAAACCGTGAGAAATCACATCACCAATATTCAAACGAAAATGAGCGTTCATTCCATAAGAGAACTCATGTCCATACTACTTACATTAAGCCTGGAAGGTGACAGCATTGAGGTTAATACACATCGAAGAGTATAA
- a CDS encoding GntR family transcriptional regulator, which produces MTSKRQFTGDIIYNQLKKMIIEWEYEPEQMISEEMLTNKLGVSRTPLRQALYRLELEGLVVRQSNGRMHVAPISIHEAQEIFKVREVLEGLIAREATKNITKEQLARMEDTLELMDRAAQDNRKFDALRYGSEFHHYLYEPSQNQTAVHFLSQLNSRLERYRRLGGYKNPKYLPMLPVKEHKDIFEAIATGNADLAEQAMRAHIKRSLNVTIETLQMSSSGL; this is translated from the coding sequence ATGACGAGCAAAAGACAATTTACAGGCGACATCATATATAATCAATTAAAAAAAATGATCATCGAATGGGAATATGAACCCGAGCAAATGATCAGCGAGGAGATGCTTACCAACAAATTGGGAGTAAGCAGAACCCCTTTGCGGCAGGCGCTGTATCGGCTTGAACTGGAGGGCCTGGTGGTTCGGCAGTCCAACGGCAGGATGCATGTGGCGCCGATCAGCATCCATGAGGCGCAGGAAATCTTTAAAGTGCGTGAAGTCCTGGAAGGTTTGATAGCCAGAGAAGCCACAAAAAATATTACCAAGGAACAGCTTGCCCGCATGGAAGACACGCTTGAGCTGATGGATCGCGCCGCACAGGATAACCGCAAATTTGACGCCCTCCGATACGGAAGCGAATTCCATCATTATTTGTATGAGCCGAGTCAAAATCAAACAGCCGTTCACTTTCTCTCCCAGCTCAACAGTCGTCTGGAGCGCTACCGGCGGTTGGGTGGCTATAAAAATCCGAAATATTTGCCGATGCTTCCCGTCAAAGAGCACAAGGATATTTTTGAAGCAATCGCGACGGGCAATGCCGATCTGGCGGAACAAGCGATGCGTGCCCATATCAAGCGCAGCTTGAATGTGACGATTGAAACGCTGCAGATGAGCTCATCCGGTCTGTGA
- the mmgD gene encoding citrate synthase, whose product MPAVQHFHPGLDGVIACETSISYLDVENEEIVIRGYDLIELSRKVKYLDLVYLLMNEKLPTADERNRLEQELKKEYDVPEQVMSILKLLPSATDCMDALRSGISVLAGFDPELDNLSNAANRRKTIRLLAKIPSIVANSYHAIHQQELIPARQDLSYSANFLHMITGKEPSALEESAFDQTLMVYSEHEMPNSTFAARVIASTTADMYGALTGAIASLKGKLHGGANEAVMNMLLEAETPSGMEALILNKLKNKERIMGFGHRVYMKKMDPRAMLMKEALLKLIEEKGSRELYDMCIIGEEVMRREKGLYPNLDYYAAPVYYLLGIPIDLYTPIFLAARTIGICSHVIEQHDNNRLFRPRVNYLGPRGLHP is encoded by the coding sequence ATGCCGGCTGTACAACACTTCCATCCCGGCTTGGACGGAGTCATTGCCTGCGAGACAAGCATCTCGTACCTGGATGTGGAGAATGAGGAAATTGTCATCCGCGGCTATGATTTGATCGAGCTTTCCAGAAAAGTGAAGTATCTTGACCTAGTCTACCTCCTGATGAATGAAAAGCTGCCGACTGCAGACGAGCGGAACAGACTGGAGCAGGAGTTGAAAAAGGAGTACGATGTACCTGAGCAAGTCATGTCGATTTTAAAGCTGCTTCCATCCGCAACCGACTGCATGGATGCTTTACGGTCGGGAATCTCGGTGCTCGCCGGTTTCGACCCTGAGCTCGATAATCTCTCCAATGCGGCAAATCGCCGGAAAACCATCCGATTGCTGGCCAAAATCCCTTCCATCGTCGCCAACAGCTATCATGCCATTCATCAGCAGGAGCTGATTCCTGCTCGGCAAGACCTCAGCTACAGCGCAAACTTTTTGCATATGATTACGGGTAAAGAGCCCTCTGCATTGGAGGAAAGCGCCTTTGACCAAACGCTGATGGTCTACAGCGAGCATGAAATGCCGAATTCCACCTTTGCCGCGAGAGTCATCGCTTCCACGACGGCGGATATGTACGGAGCGCTTACCGGTGCCATCGCATCGCTGAAGGGCAAACTGCATGGCGGGGCCAATGAGGCTGTCATGAATATGCTCCTGGAAGCGGAAACCCCTAGCGGCATGGAAGCCTTGATCCTGAACAAATTAAAGAACAAGGAACGGATTATGGGATTCGGCCACCGCGTCTATATGAAAAAAATGGACCCCCGCGCGATGCTGATGAAGGAAGCTCTGCTTAAGCTGATTGAAGAAAAAGGCAGCCGCGAGCTTTATGATATGTGCATCATCGGCGAGGAGGTCATGAGACGGGAAAAAGGACTGTATCCTAACCTCGACTATTATGCCGCCCCGGTATATTACCTGCTCGGCATTCCGATCGACCTGTACACCCCGATTTTCCTGGCGGCGCGCACGATCGGCATCTGCTCCCACGTCATCGAACAGCATGACAACAACCGTCTGTTCAGGCCGCGGGTCAATTATTTGGGACCCAGAGGCCTGCATCCGTAA
- a CDS encoding bifunctional 2-methylcitrate dehydratase/aconitate hydratase: MSNFYDDNSKNETDPLLIDIADYALNHEIRSKEAYETSRYMLMDSIASGMVALNFPECTKHLGPIVPGTVVPNGVRVPGTQFELDPVQGAFNIGCIIRWLDFNDTWLAKEWGHPSDNLGAILAVADYVSRSNMAEGKAPLTMKEVLTAAIKAHEIQGILALENSFNRVGLDHVLLVKVASTAVATVMLGGNRQEVINAVSNAWIDNSSLRTYRHAPNAGSRKSWAAGDATSRAVRLAMMALKGEMGYASALSAPTWGFQDVLFKGQELKLGRPLDSYVMENVLFKISFPAEFHAQTAVECAFQLHNEVKDRLDEIEEILLTTHEAAIRIISKKGPLHNPADRDHCLQYMVAIGLIFGDLTAEHYEDEVARDPRIDRLRDKMTVSEEKQFSVDYLDPDKRSIANAIQIRFKDGTATEKVVVEYPIGHRRRRQEGIPKLIEKFESSLKTRFPKKQVAQIMELCSDQQRLEHTAVPDFMKLLTI; this comes from the coding sequence ATGTCCAACTTTTACGATGACAATTCGAAAAATGAAACCGATCCGCTGCTTATCGATATTGCCGATTATGCGCTGAATCATGAAATTCGCAGCAAAGAGGCCTACGAAACCTCCCGCTATATGCTGATGGACTCCATCGCTTCCGGAATGGTTGCGTTAAATTTTCCGGAATGCACGAAGCATCTGGGCCCCATTGTTCCGGGTACGGTTGTGCCTAATGGCGTGCGTGTTCCGGGTACGCAGTTTGAATTGGATCCGGTTCAGGGCGCCTTCAATATCGGCTGCATCATCCGTTGGCTGGACTTCAACGATACGTGGCTGGCCAAGGAATGGGGACACCCGTCGGATAACCTGGGGGCGATTTTGGCCGTTGCCGATTATGTCAGCCGGAGCAATATGGCGGAGGGCAAAGCGCCGTTGACCATGAAAGAGGTATTGACTGCAGCGATCAAAGCGCATGAAATCCAAGGGATACTGGCGCTGGAAAACAGCTTTAACCGTGTAGGCCTGGACCATGTTCTGCTGGTAAAGGTGGCCTCTACAGCTGTCGCAACCGTCATGCTCGGCGGTAACCGCCAAGAAGTCATCAATGCCGTATCGAATGCATGGATCGACAACTCCAGCCTGCGGACATACCGTCATGCACCCAATGCCGGATCGCGGAAATCATGGGCCGCCGGAGACGCAACCAGCCGGGCGGTGCGCTTGGCCATGATGGCGCTCAAAGGCGAGATGGGCTATGCGTCCGCGCTGTCCGCTCCAACCTGGGGCTTCCAGGATGTATTGTTCAAAGGACAAGAGCTGAAGCTCGGCCGTCCGTTAGACTCTTATGTGATGGAAAACGTCCTGTTCAAAATCTCGTTCCCGGCCGAATTCCACGCTCAAACCGCGGTAGAATGCGCATTTCAGCTGCACAATGAAGTGAAGGACCGCCTGGATGAAATTGAAGAGATTCTGCTGACCACCCACGAAGCGGCCATCCGGATCATCAGCAAAAAAGGCCCGCTGCATAATCCTGCGGACAGAGACCACTGCTTGCAATATATGGTTGCCATCGGACTCATTTTTGGAGATTTGACCGCCGAGCATTACGAGGATGAAGTTGCCCGGGATCCGCGGATTGACCGTTTGAGAGACAAAATGACCGTCAGCGAAGAGAAGCAGTTCAGCGTTGACTACCTGGACCCGGACAAACGCTCCATTGCGAATGCCATCCAAATTCGCTTTAAAGACGGAACGGCTACTGAAAAAGTCGTCGTCGAGTATCCGATCGGCCATCGCAGACGCCGTCAGGAAGGGATTCCCAAACTGATCGAGAAATTTGAGAGCAGCCTGAAAACCCGGTTCCCGAAAAAGCAAGTGGCGCAAATTATGGAACTGTGCAGCGACCAGCAGCGCCTGGAGCACACCGCCGTACCGGACTTCATGAAGCTGCTGACGATTTGA
- the prpB gene encoding methylisocitrate lyase: protein MAWLVEEELSQQQLAQQFLQRIQSPGILKIPGAHDGMSARIAKQTGFEALYLSGAAYTASRGLPDLGIIYSEEVARRARDIIRATHLPLLVDIDTGYGGVLNVARTAREMVEAKVAAVQIEDQELPKKCGHLNGKKLVSAEEMMQKIQTLKEAAPSLVVIARTDAKGVDGIEETVRRAKKYMEAGADGIFPEALLTQEEFEYVAREVKAPLLANMTEFGRTPYYTADQFEQWGYSMVIYPVSSLRAAAKAVEKVFQEIFEKGTQKDCLDDMQTRKELYETIRYYDYEELDGKIAKTVLPD, encoded by the coding sequence ATGGCATGGCTCGTGGAGGAGGAACTCTCCCAGCAGCAGTTGGCGCAGCAGTTTTTGCAGCGCATCCAGTCGCCCGGCATCCTGAAGATCCCCGGCGCGCATGACGGCATGTCCGCTCGGATAGCCAAGCAGACGGGATTCGAGGCTCTGTATTTATCCGGAGCCGCGTATACCGCAAGCCGGGGGCTCCCCGATCTCGGAATCATCTATTCCGAGGAGGTCGCCCGCCGGGCACGCGACATTATCCGCGCAACGCATCTGCCGCTGCTCGTGGACATTGATACCGGCTACGGCGGTGTGCTCAACGTCGCCCGCACGGCGAGAGAAATGGTCGAAGCCAAGGTGGCCGCCGTGCAAATCGAGGATCAGGAACTGCCCAAAAAGTGCGGCCATCTGAACGGCAAAAAATTGGTGTCTGCAGAAGAAATGATGCAGAAGATTCAAACCCTTAAAGAGGCCGCGCCATCACTTGTTGTCATCGCCCGGACGGATGCCAAGGGCGTCGACGGAATCGAGGAAACGGTCAGACGGGCGAAAAAATATATGGAAGCCGGAGCGGACGGCATTTTTCCGGAGGCGCTGCTGACGCAAGAGGAATTCGAATATGTCGCCCGCGAGGTCAAAGCGCCTCTGCTGGCGAATATGACCGAATTTGGCAGAACCCCCTATTATACGGCCGACCAGTTCGAGCAATGGGGCTACAGCATGGTCATCTATCCGGTCAGCTCGCTGCGTGCGGCCGCCAAAGCCGTCGAAAAGGTGTTCCAGGAAATTTTCGAAAAGGGCACGCAAAAGGATTGTCTGGACGACATGCAGACGAGAAAAGAACTGTATGAAACGATCCGTTACTACGATTACGAAGAATTGGATGGGAAGATCGCCAAAACCGTTCTGCCGGATTAA
- a CDS encoding sigma factor-like helix-turn-helix DNA-binding protein encodes MHKEHLISQTQKLNPNYRIILEMRWKQELTYKEIADEPGTTEDIIRQKLNRARKNLTAYLMRYLRTRLKKPRKCRFLILILFGNRCKTDWNANERNI; translated from the coding sequence ATGCATAAAGAGCACCTGATTTCGCAGACCCAAAAACTGAACCCGAATTACCGGATCATTCTTGAAATGCGCTGGAAACAGGAACTGACCTATAAGGAAATTGCCGATGAACCGGGAACAACGGAAGATATTATCCGCCAAAAGCTGAACCGGGCCAGGAAGAATTTGACTGCATATTTGATGAGGTATTTGAGGACGCGGTTAAAGAAGCCCAGGAAATGCCGCTTCCTGATTTTGATCCTGTTTGGGAACAGATGCAAAACAGACTGGAATGCGAACGAAAGAAACATATAG
- a CDS encoding cupin domain-containing protein produces MAGPIKVTPEMAEFHREISEDALEPLWMAAPEVMLRQPKSKPIPYIWKKASIERHLQKAAEIINFNNGGDRRVLMLINPGMRDLQPYGWGATTQTLSVCVQILLPGEEAPPHRHSQTAIRYIVQGEGAYSAVEGEKVYMCEGDYVITPKHLWHEHEHEGTAPMMWMDCLDTPIIYYLHGTFFEPGPFKKQPITRKPSVGKYLGGMVRPLSDHEPSSAPLPLYKYEPTLAALKGLSDHYDPDPVEGYVVEYINPSNGASANENIGAWLQKLPVGFHGKAHRHVNSVVYHIKEGRGYTLIDGVRFDWEKGDYLVIPTWAYHEHVNVSETEEALLFSTNDIPIFERMELQKVEEYPENGGFQQETGKFDPA; encoded by the coding sequence ATGGCGGGTCCGATTAAAGTCACTCCGGAGATGGCTGAATTTCATCGGGAAATATCGGAAGATGCTTTGGAACCCCTATGGATGGCTGCTCCAGAAGTGATGCTGCGACAGCCCAAATCGAAACCGATCCCTTATATTTGGAAAAAAGCGTCAATTGAACGGCATCTGCAAAAAGCGGCGGAAATCATCAATTTCAACAACGGCGGAGACCGGCGCGTGCTGATGCTGATCAATCCCGGGATGCGGGATTTGCAGCCTTACGGATGGGGGGCCACCACCCAGACGCTGTCCGTTTGCGTACAAATTCTGCTGCCGGGAGAAGAAGCGCCGCCGCATCGCCACTCGCAAACGGCGATTCGCTATATCGTACAAGGCGAGGGTGCCTATAGTGCGGTGGAGGGTGAAAAGGTGTATATGTGCGAAGGCGACTATGTGATCACGCCGAAGCATTTGTGGCACGAGCATGAGCATGAAGGCACCGCGCCGATGATGTGGATGGATTGTCTGGACACGCCGATCATCTATTATTTGCACGGCACCTTCTTTGAACCGGGTCCGTTCAAGAAGCAGCCGATCACCCGCAAGCCGAGCGTGGGCAAATACCTCGGCGGAATGGTCCGGCCGCTGTCCGATCACGAGCCGAGCTCTGCGCCGCTGCCCCTCTATAAATACGAACCGACGCTGGCCGCGCTGAAGGGCTTGAGCGATCATTACGATCCGGACCCGGTCGAAGGCTATGTAGTGGAATATATCAACCCTTCGAACGGCGCATCGGCCAACGAGAACATCGGCGCATGGCTGCAAAAGCTGCCCGTCGGCTTCCACGGCAAGGCGCACCGCCATGTCAACAGCGTCGTGTACCACATTAAAGAAGGCCGCGGCTACACTCTGATCGACGGAGTGCGCTTTGACTGGGAGAAGGGCGATTACCTGGTCATCCCGACCTGGGCGTATCATGAGCATGTGAACGTTTCGGAAACCGAAGAAGCGCTTCTGTTCTCGACGAACGATATCCCGATCTTTGAGCGAATGGAATTGCAGAAGGTGGAGGAATATCCGGAGAACGGGGGCTTCCAGCAGGAAACCGGGAAGTTCGATCCGGCTTGA
- a CDS encoding fumarylacetoacetate hydrolase family protein, producing the protein MRIATVSVDGEKRIAAVENERYIDLNTACRLLLESQGKAHAEKLANTYCPTNMVEFLRGGEESMALAKESVAYVGSSDFSADVNKKLYYEGADVKLEAPVQNPGKIVCVGLNYREHILEMGREIPKIPVIFAKFSNTLVAPGDPILKPKLSDNLDHEAEFAFVIGKKGRHISEDEAMDYVAGYTIANDVSVRDFQRRTNEWLQGKTFDATLPMGPHLVTKESLPEPDQCEVVLTLNGVERQRSNTKNLVFTVPFLVSFLSGIMTLEPGDVVLTGTPGGVGQARNPQSWMKHGDTVRVEIEGLGVLENPVVNE; encoded by the coding sequence ATGCGCATAGCAACCGTAAGCGTCGATGGAGAAAAAAGAATAGCGGCAGTTGAAAATGAAAGGTATATCGATTTGAACACAGCCTGCAGATTGCTTCTGGAAAGCCAAGGAAAGGCGCATGCGGAGAAGCTGGCCAATACCTATTGCCCGACGAATATGGTCGAGTTTTTGCGGGGCGGGGAAGAAAGCATGGCGCTGGCCAAAGAGAGCGTCGCCTATGTCGGCAGCTCGGATTTTTCCGCGGATGTCAACAAGAAATTGTATTACGAGGGGGCCGATGTGAAGCTGGAGGCGCCGGTGCAAAATCCGGGCAAAATCGTCTGCGTGGGCCTGAACTACCGTGAGCACATTCTCGAAATGGGCCGGGAAATCCCCAAAATTCCGGTTATATTCGCCAAATTCAGCAATACGCTCGTTGCTCCCGGGGACCCGATTCTGAAGCCGAAATTGTCCGACAACCTGGACCATGAAGCGGAATTCGCGTTCGTCATCGGCAAAAAGGGCAGACATATTTCGGAGGATGAGGCGATGGACTATGTGGCCGGATATACGATAGCCAATGACGTGTCCGTCCGCGACTTCCAAAGACGCACCAACGAATGGCTGCAGGGAAAAACCTTCGACGCCACGCTGCCGATGGGACCGCATTTGGTCACGAAGGAAAGCCTGCCGGAGCCGGATCAGTGCGAAGTCGTGCTGACCTTGAACGGGGTGGAGCGCCAGCGATCCAACACGAAGAATTTGGTGTTCACCGTTCCTTTTCTGGTGTCCTTCCTGTCCGGCATCATGACTTTGGAGCCGGGTGACGTCGTTCTGACAGGCACCCCGGGCGGAGTCGGTCAGGCGAGAAATCCGCAGTCCTGGATGAAGCATGGAGATACAGTGCGGGTTGAAATCGAAGGGTTGGGCGTTTTGGAGAATCCGGTCGTAAACGAATAA
- a CDS encoding acyl-CoA dehydrogenase family protein has protein sequence MASLTHEEAVVRAKNLVPSIKSRANYTEEFRRQPRETIEEFIDSGFIRMLMPKRWGGSELGFDTFYKTTVEIAKADPSAGWIFSLLVVHSWMLAYFPEAAQRDVWGENPDACITTSFSPFSENQVTPVEGGYLVNGDWGYSSGVDHSDWAMLYTGIETNEPVEMPKIVMMVVPRSDYTVLDTWKTTAQKGTGSNNLRLKDVFVPEHRTIDMISWCQKGDGPGNKLNDAPLYKHPLYAAMPVCLTSALFGASVGTYELWRDSIKSKLTARSVKVADFTHQQIRVAEVSATIAAAEALFEKTLERLRSEEPIDTYEKLRIRRNYGFIAKLCNQAVKTMMDHSGAGVIYETNPLQRYWRDVQASSMHITFNMDWLGEMFGKLELGLPLSQKDSLIS, from the coding sequence TTGGCATCTTTGACTCATGAGGAAGCTGTCGTCAGAGCGAAAAACTTGGTTCCGAGCATCAAGTCGCGCGCGAATTATACGGAAGAATTCCGCCGTCAGCCGAGGGAAACGATTGAAGAATTTATCGACTCAGGATTCATTCGGATGCTGATGCCCAAGCGTTGGGGAGGCAGCGAGCTGGGTTTTGACACTTTTTATAAAACGACCGTTGAAATCGCCAAAGCCGATCCGTCGGCGGGCTGGATCTTTTCCCTGCTTGTCGTGCATTCGTGGATGCTCGCTTACTTTCCGGAGGCGGCCCAGCGAGACGTTTGGGGGGAAAATCCGGATGCCTGCATCACCACTTCTTTCAGTCCTTTTTCAGAGAATCAGGTGACTCCGGTTGAGGGAGGGTATCTTGTTAACGGAGACTGGGGCTATTCGTCGGGGGTTGACCATTCCGACTGGGCGATGCTCTATACGGGAATTGAAACGAATGAACCCGTAGAAATGCCGAAAATTGTGATGATGGTGGTGCCAAGAAGCGATTACACGGTCCTCGATACTTGGAAAACCACCGCACAAAAAGGAACCGGCAGCAACAACCTGCGGCTGAAGGATGTGTTCGTGCCGGAGCACCGAACGATCGATATGATCTCCTGGTGCCAAAAGGGCGATGGACCCGGCAACAAGCTCAACGACGCACCGCTCTACAAGCATCCTTTATATGCCGCGATGCCTGTATGTCTCACGTCCGCCTTGTTCGGGGCAAGCGTGGGTACATACGAGCTTTGGAGAGATTCGATCAAAAGCAAGCTGACCGCGAGAAGCGTGAAAGTGGCTGATTTTACCCATCAGCAAATTCGTGTTGCCGAGGTTTCGGCAACGATCGCCGCCGCCGAGGCGCTGTTTGAAAAAACGCTGGAGCGGCTTCGCTCCGAAGAGCCGATCGACACCTATGAAAAATTGCGGATTCGCCGAAATTACGGGTTTATCGCCAAGTTGTGCAACCAAGCCGTCAAAACGATGATGGACCACAGCGGAGCGGGCGTGATTTACGAAACCAACCCGCTGCAGCGGTATTGGCGGGATGTACAGGCCTCATCCATGCATATTACGTTTAATATGGATTGGCTGGGCGAAATGTTCGGCAAGCTCGAGCTTGGGCTGCCGTTAAGCCAAAAGGATTCACTTATCTCTTAA
- a CDS encoding LysR family transcriptional regulator, protein MDIRQLRYFISVAEHLNFTEAAKQLFVAQPAVSQQIANLEKQMGVQLFIRDKHSVRLTNAGTVFLKDAQDIFSRFEESIERARQAEHGLIGKLNIGLLSAPVRKLLPHLVRQFRQKYPNIHIHFNFYHLAELLEKLKADEIDLAFTLSLGLHSIGGLEIRSLCTQPHCIIMHQDHPMANRKSINVAELAQEPFVMLERQESPPGFDLVMAMCANHGFSPSIVSQTSRVETVLMIVDSGIGITIMPRHLQLYNSPTLRFINIEGDDHKVDVVASWKKMNTNPTISLIIEEMETLLSQPHDFFSFMSSSSDTDER, encoded by the coding sequence ATGGATATTCGTCAACTGCGTTATTTCATCTCAGTGGCGGAGCATTTGAATTTCACGGAAGCCGCCAAGCAGCTGTTTGTCGCGCAGCCTGCGGTGAGCCAGCAAATTGCCAATTTAGAGAAACAAATGGGTGTTCAGCTGTTCATCCGCGACAAGCATTCCGTTCGGCTGACCAACGCCGGAACGGTTTTTCTGAAGGATGCCCAGGACATTTTCAGCCGGTTTGAGGAATCGATTGAAAGAGCGCGGCAAGCAGAGCATGGCTTAATCGGAAAATTGAACATTGGCTTGCTGAGCGCGCCGGTCCGAAAGCTTTTACCTCATCTGGTCCGGCAATTTCGGCAAAAATATCCGAACATCCATATCCATTTCAACTTTTATCATCTCGCGGAGCTTCTCGAAAAACTCAAGGCCGATGAAATCGATCTTGCCTTCACCCTGTCGCTTGGACTGCATAGCATCGGCGGACTTGAAATCCGATCTTTATGTACCCAGCCCCATTGCATTATCATGCATCAGGACCATCCCATGGCGAATCGCAAAAGCATCAACGTAGCGGAATTGGCTCAAGAGCCTTTCGTCATGCTCGAAAGACAGGAATCTCCCCCGGGGTTCGATCTCGTAATGGCCATGTGCGCAAACCACGGTTTTTCACCGAGCATCGTCAGTCAAACCTCGCGCGTCGAAACGGTTTTGATGATTGTTGATTCGGGCATCGGCATCACGATCATGCCGAGGCATCTGCAGCTGTACAACAGTCCCACGCTTCGCTTCATCAATATCGAAGGCGACGATCACAAGGTTGATGTGGTGGCCTCCTGGAAAAAAATGAACACGAATCCGACGATCTCCCTGATCATTGAAGAAATGGAGACACTCCTGTCGCAGCCGCATGACTTTTTTTCATTTATGTCCTCGTCTTCCGACACGGATGAACGATGA
- a CDS encoding haloacid dehalogenase type II, which translates to MSSQSHSFKLICFDVYTALMNIEGSISPHLGRLLSIEQEHALSIFRLWRNTQWNYLLLNNSMNNGFLPYKTITMRALEYALQKFGAELDGSQKVEMVHYWSKLNPWPEVKEVLAEIKDRGYQIAILSNGDEDMLEAVAEHCGIKFDYIFSADKAEAYKPSPRIYELPLKQLGLSREEVLHVAGSPFDTMGAIAAGMVVAWSNRFNDFLIDAKYRPNYEMSSLNALLEIL; encoded by the coding sequence TTGAGCTCACAAAGTCATTCATTCAAATTAATCTGTTTTGATGTGTACACGGCATTAATGAATATCGAGGGGAGCATCTCTCCACACCTTGGCCGGCTGCTCAGCATTGAACAAGAACATGCGCTTTCGATATTCCGGCTGTGGCGGAACACTCAATGGAATTATTTGCTGCTGAACAATTCCATGAATAACGGCTTCTTGCCTTACAAAACCATTACGATGCGCGCGTTGGAGTATGCATTGCAAAAATTCGGAGCGGAGCTGGACGGATCGCAGAAAGTAGAGATGGTTCATTACTGGAGCAAATTAAATCCTTGGCCTGAGGTGAAGGAGGTTTTGGCTGAAATCAAAGACCGGGGTTATCAAATTGCCATTCTCTCAAACGGTGACGAAGATATGCTGGAAGCTGTGGCAGAACATTGCGGAATCAAATTCGATTATATTTTTTCGGCGGACAAAGCCGAAGCCTATAAGCCCAGCCCCCGAATTTATGAACTGCCGCTCAAGCAACTGGGACTGTCCAGAGAAGAAGTGCTCCATGTTGCCGGATCGCCTTTTGACACAATGGGAGCCATCGCCGCAGGAATGGTTGTGGCCTGGAGCAATCGGTTCAATGATTTCCTGATTGACGCAAAATATCGGCCTAACTATGAGATGAGCAGCTTGAACGCACTTTTGGAAATCTTATAA